In one window of Notolabrus celidotus isolate fNotCel1 chromosome 17, fNotCel1.pri, whole genome shotgun sequence DNA:
- the LOC117828773 gene encoding sialic acid-binding Ig-like lectin 13 yields MMIANFFLSVLFVSGAHTASPEKADLSIAAPKTVQALSGSCLQIPCNFAATSGEEIDSSGKISGVWIKNDFRFAKYPDNVVFKSSRRINNYTMSLTGNLKEKNCTTLFSNVLTSYTDTYFFRIESSTFKATASCDPLHITVKDSPPSPRIDIPAEDLKVEESVTITCSALTPCPHSPPKLTWSLQRDSLNNMEENTDGTFTTQIQESITLSEHHDGYNITCSATYPVNEGRDVRTAEETKTLSVSYSPRNTSVLISPSDPVSAGSTVNLTCSCRGNPPVIHFVWYRISDGRLELIKVDSQVYVLKVTSSDRGRSFFCGCRNDRDIQLSTGLQLIFEGDHSSEPVGLEVVLKILGILLLVSTLIIFEWWFRSRRSMKPVKDAEEADYVNTAAEFTSSQQGVLTSQAASGRPI; encoded by the exons ATGATGATTGCTAACTTCTTCCTGAGTGTCCTTTTTGTGTCAG GAGCTCACACTGCTAGTCCTGAGAAGGCAGATCTGAGTATTGCAGCACCAAAGACGGTGCAGGCACTGAGTGGATCTTGTTTGCAGATCCCGTGTAACTTTGCAGCTACATCAGGTGAAGAGATTGACAGCAGTGGGAAAATCTCCGGAGTGtggattaaaaatgacttcagATTTGCCAAATATCCAGACAATGTGGTTTTCAAAAGCAGCCGAAGAATTAACAACTACACCATGAGTCTGACTGGAAACCTGAAGGAGAAAAACTGCACcactttgttttcaaatgtccTCACAAGTTACACAGACACGTACTTCTTCAGAATAGAGAGCAGCACATTCAAAGCAACAGCTTCTTGTGATCCTCTACACATCACAGTTAAAG ATTCTCCTCCGAGCCCCAGAATAGATATCCCAGCAGAAGACCTGAAGGTGGAGGAGTCTGTCACTATAACCTGCTCAGCTCTCACTCCCTGTCCACACTCTCCTCCTAAACTCACCTGGAGTCTCCAAAGAGACTCtctcaacaacatggaggaaaacacagatggaACCTTTACAACTCAAATCCAGGAGAgcatcactctgtcagagcacCATGATGGATACAACATCACCTGTTCTGCCACATATCCTGTGAATGAAGGCAGAGATgtgaggacagcagaggagacaaagactCTCAGTGTTTCAT ACTCTCCCAGGAACACCTCAGTGTTGATCTCTCCCTCTGATCCGGTGTCAGCTGGCAGCACGGTGAACCTGACATGCTCATGCAGAGGAAACCCTCCTGTCATCCACTTTGTCTGGTACAGGATCAGTGATGGCAGGCTGGAACTGATCAAAGTGGATTCACAGGTTTATGTCCTTAAGGTGACCAGCAGTGATCGAGGGAGATCCTTCTTCTGTGGATGCAGAAATGATCGAGACATTCAACTATCAacaggactccagctgatatttGAAG GTGATCACTCGTCTGAACCTGTTGGCCTTGAAGTGGTTTTGAAGATCCTGGGAATCCTGTTGCTTGTCAGTACACTGATCATCTTTGAGTG GTGGTTTCGATCAAGACGCTCCATGAAACCAGTGAAG GACGCAGAGGAAGCTGACTATGTCAACA